The DNA sequence CTGTGGTCATATTATTAGCGAGTCGTTCTGTGGTCCTCAGTGAGAGTTACCTATCGTGCCACACCTCTTACGTATTGCCGCGAATATTCTTCGACACATGTCTTAAATTACATTCATCTGGTACTTTGATACTTCAACAGTTCTAACTTCCAATACATACTATCAGACAATCAGGATCATAATTACCGGGGTAATAAGCATGCGTGTAACACTCGTACAAGCATGTAGGGGAATACTTTTGTGATACAGAGTGAGAATTTCATGATGGAGCACCTTGGTCTGGTAAACGTTCGATGGCATATCGTCTCTTGACGATGTACATCAGTGGAATTCCTGGTATTTGTCGTACACGCCGTCGCAGTTCCCTATCACAGGTTGCGACGATGAAACATTTGTGGGCTGTAACTCGTTGAACGAGGCAGTCATCTGCATATGTTCCTTGGTGATTACACGTAAGGCGCTCAAAACGAGGATCTCGTGCCACACTGCAGAAAAATGTGAATTAGTATACCCTCGATAGGGGTAGTGGAAACGCACCGTAGTGCAACCCGATATTTGTGGCCCAGCTTCTCCAGTTCGGCCATTACACAGTCTGTTACACACGGGATACCTGGATAAAAGAGGTAGACAGAAGGTCAGTCTTCAAGCGCCTCTGGTTATAGAAAAAGTTGCCACAGACATTTGGCGTAGAGGCAGTCCATCATTCTGCTAACGAGCTCCAACTTGTTTTGCAAGCTGAAGTTGATGAAGTTGGTGTCGATGAGAACGCGATAGGGCGGGACAAGGGCTGTGTTATGTGCCAGGAAAAGTGATGTGGCTACAGGAGCTCTAGAGACGGGAATCGTTATCAGTCGAAACCGCAAGTACGTTGTCGTAAACCCACACTCTTCGAACGGCCTTTGCTTTCTCCtcgtcctccttcttcttttgctTTAGCTGATTCTCTTTCCTGGACATAATTCATGAGGACCGACGTGAGGGAATATCGTGCAAGGAACCCACAATCGGATGTCTTTTGGGTTGAGCATCCGTTTCACTGCAGCAAACTTTTTCGTTTTTTTGACCTTTCCCTGAGATGCAGCCATTATAAGTAAGAGAAGAAGCTCTTGAGAGTTGACGACGCACCATCTTTCAATTTCCCGTCGACGAGGTTGAAGAATTAAGGCTATCACACTTGTCACGCTATGTGACATTGACGGGCCGACATTCACGTGGTAATGCGGCTCCGGACCGGGCGATCGCCAGATCGCCAGATGATTTGCTGCTTTGACATGAAACGTTCAGACAACCTTAGGAACTGCTGTATTGTTCTAGCAATTGAGGCCTGGGGGAGCCAGAATCTACCACTATAGGGTACCCTCTCAGTCAGACTGAACGATGGTATTTGATTCAATTTTGCTCGTCTCAAAAAGGCAGGTCTTCCCCAATATCTGAAAACCGGCAAAGAGTGGCGTAACTGGAATGGCGCCACATGTACCATGTGAGGCTCTCCGTTTCTTGGCCTCTAAGTAGTGTTCTCCAGTAACATTCCCTGCCCACTGCTAGTACTACCACATCATAAGCTTAAGAATTTTACTCTGTATACCATGTGTGTACATCGGGTTCGAATTGTCTGTTACACTGGTTTCCTGTATCCTTTTTTCGCGGAGTCGATTGTTCATCAAGTTGCGCCACCATGTGCAGTGCAGTGTTattaaataaataaaattgtGGATCAAAACTGAATGGAATGCCAGTGCAGGGAGTCCAAATAAACAAGTTTACTAACCTTTGTCTTGCGGATGGACAAGCGTCTCTAGGTGCTGTGTATAATCAGATAGATTTGTTTTTTGTCCAGTTACTTCCTGCGGCAGTTACAGTTGTAGAGCCTTCAGAGCCTCCAGCTACCGTGTAACATTGATTCGCGTGATCGGACACTTACAGGATCAAAGGAGAGGACAGGTAATAAAGGGGAAGTGAAAAGTACACGCTGCTTTACCTGGAATCAGCACTGTCCCTGATCTTTATTCCCAACATCCCGACCTTTTGACCATGGCGCCCAATGTCCTCGACGATAGAGGCCTTGCTCGGAAGCGAATGTGAGTCCCTCTTCACGGTGCCTAGATGCGTGATGTCACCTTCTCACAGAACTCCCTCTGTTTTCCAGCGATGACTGGCCGGACCACAGCGAGCTTTACAGGCCTTCACTACCGTCTACATGTGGTCCGTATTCCGGCTCGGTTCGTTGGGTGCACGAAGGTTCGGATAACATGACTGGAACGTCAGAGGGGGGATGCCATAGTCAAGGAAATGAGACAGTATATGGGCGGAATCGAGTTGAGCTACCGAAATTCTTTTCCTGCTTTCTATCTAATAAGTTTCTTCCTGAACCTTTAGAAAGAATTCTTCCTGGATTTCAGCAACCACTCAACGTCCAAATCTCCCCTTGAACCGGGTTACGAATCCGATTTTCATGCACATCTTCCTCGCGGTCAACGTCGAAATTCATTCTCGCGAAGCTCCAGTCGCAATAGCGGGTGTTCGAATTCCTCATCCGAGATCATTGTCCCAACTTACACCCTCCAGCCTGCAAGATTCGACCCTCCTTCACGCTCATTATCGCCTCATCAGTATACAAACGCTTCCAGCAGTTCCCATGATTGCACTTCGTCATCTGTCGACTACAGGAACGTGATATCACGCGCGAACAGTCCCCATTGTCCACTCTCTGGATCGAGTCATACATCCTTCCCTCTTCCCAAGTCGAGCTTTCCTCAGGGCTACAATACTTCCTTTGAAAGAGGGACTCGCCACTCACACGCAGATGGAGAAGCTCAAGAACGTTGCAAGAAAGACGTTTGCTCTCCGCCCTTCAGTTTCAGCTTTCACCAATTTCCTTCACCGCCAACCTACCCCCACCAAATACCTCCCGTTCCACTGGCTTTAAGCCCAAAAGCTCGAGGAAAACAACGCGAAATCGATCCTGGCGACGATACTGGTTACGAGAGTAGTGCTGCAGCATTTGAACTGGCTGACCTTTGCTTGGAAAGTAACTTCGATCACCCTCCTTACGGCACTGTATCGTCCACATACGAGGAAATGGGCTTCTTGGAATCTCCACCGGGGACAGCTCGTTCCGTCAGTTTCAATTCACAGGCTTTCCAGAATAGTAGTCATGCACGACAATTCAACTACATTACGACGCAAGCAGCGTCACATCCTCCACTGCCACGTAATCCAGTAGTGCTCCCGGGCGGCTTCATCCCGGGGCGGAACCCTCGCGGCAGGCCTAGATCTACCATGATGAAGGATGAcggtgaggaggaggagaatggTCTTCGAGAAAGTCGTAAATCGATTAAAAGTGCAATCAAGAGACCTGCTCGAGAATCGGATGACGATCCAGACGAGGACTGGGAACCTGAGGCAAGCTCGCCCCCAAGAGCCGATGGTCTCCAAGATGACCCTGCGGTAAAGAAGAAGCGAAAGACAAATCGTTATCCTTGTCCCATTGGTGGGTGCAAGGAGACATTCACCAGGAAGAATGATGTTCGCCGTCATATTCAGAATGCAGCCGTGCATCGTGGCTCGGTAGAAGCAATTCAATGGCAGAGTAAGGCCGGGACGAGATGTACACTATGCAATGCAGATCTCTCGCGTTCCGATGCTCGTATGCGACACGAACGCACTAGTGCTTGCGGCAAGCGTACAACCCAAAAAATGAAGGACCAGATGATTGTAATGAGAGTTTGAAAGGTTCGTGTAATGTTTTCTGGTCCCTGTTGCTTTCAGTTCCTTGTTCACTTATGGTGCTCTTTGTTCTCTAAGGCAGGTCTCTTTTTCTTGTGGATTCTTGTAGGAGTCAGGTATACCTAAGCGTAGCTGTTGTATCATCGACCAAGACCTCCGGCCCTGCACCCTCTGCTCATATGAACGCGGGACCTTGAGCCGTCCCTTCTAAGGGAAAAAGATACATTTTCGGCGGGAAGTTGATTTTAAACTATTCAAGGCTCTCCGTTCTTCCTATCAATGCGTCTTAGGGTCAGGATTATAGGATCACAGGACTCGCCACCGAATAACGTTTGGGCGCCCAAGGCACGGGCAGTATAAATTATGTTGTGTGGCGTTTGTTTACGTCGAGTCATTCCGTTCTTCCGCCGTTTCACCCTTTCGGTCCTTCACTATGAAATCATAGAAGACCCCTATACCATTGGTCAATATCACCGGCCATAAAAGTACGAGGCAGAAAGGATGGTGGACGGCACATGTTTACAGCGCTCGAAAGCTACCCGCGGCCCAAGCATAACTGTTGATTGTTACTCTTGTCGGTACATTTGTTGACGTTTCAGGAGACGGGAAGCAAGGAGGATTGAAAAGCAATAAGAGTCCGATCGTCAGTTGATTGTCAGGTTTCCAAGAACACGAGGAATTGATTGAGAATATTCTTCGTAATTGCGTTTATCGCCAGTCGACGTGGGTGACCGTCTCACGCGGACCAGAAGATTAAGATTACCGTGCAACCCATTAATGATCCTTTGCGGCGGTAAAGCTATCGGGAAAGTATTGCTCCCGGCAGTGCGCGCGTTAGGCTTGTTGGCTTTCAGAACTGGAGTCGGTCTGACTGTATGAAGCAAGCTCCAGTATGTTTCCAGCGACGTGGCAGCTCGAAAGAGTCGGGAGAGTCACCTTGGAGAACGCAGTCCCGCCCCGATCATGAGTTGATCATGACCAAACCTTTATACGGGAAGCATTGCAGGTCATTGGCGTTGGCGTACTCCAAAGCCACAGGAAGGAAGTGGGTCGAGCCAAAATACTTAGTTACTACGGATCTTCACACGAGCCAAACGTCAATGGAGAGCTCCAAATGTTGGTGTTTCGAGGGGGGCCGCTCCCCTGACAGCGGGTAACAGCCCAAACTGGTGTTGGGTACAGAGGAGTGTGCGACGGAGATAACGAAAGCCATGATTCATGATACGAGCTCCCGAGGCAAGTAGGTCCGTATGAGATGCGGTGCAAGAAGTTGAatcaaaaaaagaaaatgaattAGATTAGACTGAAACTATGCTAATCAAACATACTAATCGTTGTATTTTCCTGCAGAATGCGCCTGAAGGCACACTGTCCCTTGAATACGGCAAGTAAGTAAGTATCTCCGTTATCTCTGGGTCACGGAATGCCGGCCCGCAGCACCGTCGTCTGAACGAGTGGCCTGTTGTCTGTTCAGAAGATTCCTGGatgtgagtacttgagtagAGACGACTAGAAGCAAATACTTAGTCTGACTATGCTTAGTAGACCTTTATTCCTCTTTCGTTGGTGGAATTTCCCATGGTCGGCCGTCACGAGTTGGTCACACCCGTTTGCTTTGGTTATGGCTGTTCCTTTTCACTCCGGGCGAGCAGATCTACTGTATGGATCATATCTTTCACTCACATTTTCACATTAGATCTCATCATACCACAAACCTATAAAACGCACCATATACCTTCCTTTATTTCCTCACTCTTCCCCACCTCAACAGGCTTTCTCTCAGTACCTTCCTCATAGACTTCTCTTCATTTTTTAAAGCCCTCTCCCATATCCATATCGATAATCATGGTCGCACTTTCCTCCGAGACGCGTACTACCCGTGTTCGAAGAAGTTCTTCATCTGCGATGCACACTCTTTTCGACAATGTTAGTATCGTAAAAGTCACCGCGACATCAGCAAGCCAAGCATCAGGATCGGCGGCGGCAACCCCGTTATCATCCCAGTCTACGCTGTTATCCAAGTTCGTTGCCTCGTTCAAGGAGTTTGAGGCCTACCAGTGAGTTGAATCATTCATGTCAAACTGTCTGGTTTCTCATAGAGCATCAAAAGAGCCGGCAAGTTGGTCAACGTTGACGGTGAAAACTTATCGATAGCTGCTATCACCGCTGCTGCTCGCTATCAGGCCTCGGTCCAACTCGATGCCTCTTCGGCCGTTAAAGAGCGCATGATCAAAAGTCGCAAACTGCTCACAGACAAAATCGACAACGGATTGAGTATCTACGGCGTTACTaccggttttggtggtagtGCAGACACTCGGACCGATGCGCCCCTCGTTTTGGGTCATGCTCTTCTACAGATGCAACATGCAGGCGTCCTTCCATCTTCCACCAAACCTCTCGAAGCTTTACCTCTACTCGATCCTGTCGGCTCCACCGTGATGCCAGAAGCTTGGGTTCGAGCTGCAATGCTCATCCGTATGAACTCTCTCATCAGAGGGCACTCTGGTGTGCGATTGGAACTCGTCGaaaagatgaaccaacttcTTACCGCCAACATTACACCTGTCGTTCCCTTACGCGGGAGCATATCTGCATCCGGAGGTACACCGTCTAATGTTCTTGCCGGCTTATGATTGGCACTGATGTcttctgtttttttttgccccTAAAGATCTTTCACCGCTTTCGTATATTGCCGGGACGCTTTGCGGTAACCCATCTATCCGTGTGTTTGACGGTCCAAGAACATTTGGCGCGCGTCAAATAATGTCTTCCCGTGATGCCCTGGCAACTCACAATATTGCTCCGATCCCTCTTGCCTCGAAGGAACACCTGGGAATCTTGAACGGGACGGCATTCTCAGCAGCGGTCGCGTCGTTGGCATTGAATGATGCAGTTCAGCTCACTATCCTTAGCCAGGTTTGTACGGCAATGGGAGTAGAGGCCCTCTTGGGGAACCGAGGGTCATTCGATCCTTTCATTCATAATGTGGCACGTCCCCATCCAGGTCAGATCGAGTGTGCCAAGAACATTTGGGACCTACTCGAAGGAAGTCAATTTGCGACCCTAGAAGAAAAGGAGGTCACGATAGCGGAAGATGACGGTACCCTTCGGCAGGACAGGTACTCGTTGCGAACCTCTCCACAGTTTATCGgcccacaaattgaagatcTGCTCGCATCACTTGCGACCATTACTTTGGAGTGCAATGCCAGTAAGTCCCCTCTTCTCACTGCAACCGGCCAATTCTGACGTTATTCTTCAATTAGCCACTGATAACCCCTTAGTTGACCCTGTGAACGGGCACGTTCACCATGGTGGCAATTTCCAGGCCATGGCTGTCACTAATGCGATGGAGAAGACGCGTTTGTCTCTCCACCACCTTGGAAAGATCCTCTTTGCCCAATGCGCGGAGCTCATGGATCCTCACATGAATCGAGGCCTCCCTCCCTCCATGGCCTCCACCGACCCGTCGTTGAATTACTTCGCCAAAGGCATTGATATCGCGACTGCAGCATACGTCGGGGAGCTGGGCTACCTCGCCGCGCCTGTCTCGACGCACATTCAATCGGCCGAGATGCATAACCAAGCAGTCAAGTAAGTACTGTCCTTCCTTTGCTTGACAATGGGAGCTTATACTTCCCAATAGCTCACTCGCTTTGATTTCTGGTCGTGCCACAATCAATTCCTTGGAAGTTCTCTCCATCCTGACTGCTTCCTACCTCTACGTCTTGTGCCAAGGTAAGACCACTATCGACACCTCCGCTTCCTGTGACCGAAtgctgatgatgatctctTCCAGCCCTCGATCTTAGATCTTTAGAAAAGGAACTCAAGGAAGGCTTGACTCGCATTATCCGGGAGGAACTTTCCCATACCTACGCCAGCGATGTCTCCTATACGGAACTTAGTTCTGTCACCGTGAACGTTCAGAAAGCCATGTTTGCCATGTGGGAACAGACCAGTACCATGGATGCTAGTGCCCGGATGCAGAAAATTGCGGCTTCTAGCTCGACAGTTTTATTAGATTTCTTCACCCGGACACCGTATTCGGAAAGCGAATCGATAGGGAAGGCTCTTGCTGCCATTCCCAAGTTCCGGTCAACCTTTGCTTCAAGGGCTACGTCACTCTTTGGTGAGCTCAGGGAAGCTTATCTCTTTGGGAAGCGTGGTTCTGCACCTGCGAGCCAGTACCTCAACAAGACCAAGCCGATGTACGAGTTTGTAAGGAAGACTCTCGGGATCCACATGCATGGCTCGGAAAACTACAATAACTTTGCCAATGGCCATGGCTTTGACGAACAGACTGTTGGGCAAGATATTTCTATTATTCATGAAGTGAGTTATCACTCCCAATGTCATTTGATTCAAGCTTATTTACGACTCCTTTAGGCCATTCGAGATGGTCGAATGAAACCCGTCCTCGCGACTATGTTCTGATGACCGACTTAGACTCGTGTATCCTTGGATCATTGTTATTCCTTTATCTAATCCTGGGACTGGGACTCGGAGCCTGCTTTGCCTATCCATCCAACTAGAATTATGTATTGAATTCCGGAAATTACGCACAAAATACTGTACTATATCCTAAAGTAACTAAAGTACTTTACATTGCAACATGGCATCTGTTTATCCAATACCGATCATTCGAACAGTTTCTGATCGTGACTCGAGCTTTTCTCCGAGTTTCTCTAATGATCGTGGGTTTTGATCCTTTCGCTACCGTTTCTCCCGACTGTTACTGAAATACCTTTGCCATGGTCCTCCCGGAAAACAAGATTCTCATCGTTGGAGCGGGCTGCTTTGGCATATCCACTGCGTACCACCTATTGAAACGGGGATTTACTGCTATAACTGTCATCGATCGTTCAGAAATCCTTCCCGCCAAGGATGCGGCCAGCAACGATCTCAACCGTAGTGAGCTGGACATAGATAACTTGCGGCCGCATTGCAATTGACTTGCCGTTTTCAATCACTGCCGCCTCGCCCACTCATCAAGTCGTGCGGACCTCCTATAACGACGAGTTTTATTCCAAACTAGCCAAGGAAGCTATACAATCGTGGAAGAACGACGCTGCAGAGATTTGGGGAGATTCTTATCAAGAGTGCGTCTGCGTTCTAGTAGTTCTAGGATTTGTTTATGATCCATCCGTTGGGCCCTTGGGGCCGGTCAAACCCTCTTTTCCCATCGTTGCCTCATAGCATGGTCATTGATTTCAAGGGTGCGATTTTTTTGTTTAGATCCGGCGTTCTTCTTTTAGGATACTCTAATGGAGTCGGAACTTACGCACATGAGGCATACGAAAACGACGTAAACCAAGGGGTGCGAGTACTCAAACTGGACACCGATCGCGCCGTGGAAAATGCCTTGAAGGAGATGCTGGGTTCCCAAGCTCCTTCTAGTATCGACTTTCGCGGTATGAGCGGGTACATGAATTACGATAGTGGTTGGGCGGACGCTGGGAAAGGGACTTTAGCAATGATATCAAGGGTGAAAGCTCTTGGAGGGGAGGTTGTAGGAGGGAAAACCGTGAGGAAACTGATCCGCAACTCTGACGGTTTGACAACCGGAGTGGAATGTGTCGATGGATGTTCGTTCGACGCGGATTTGGTGGTCCTTGCTACGGGATCGTGGACCCCGTCTGCGTTCCCAGACTTGGGTTTGGAAATGAAGTGTGTGGCGACTGGGTAATTTCCGTTTACTTCCCTGTTTATCTGGGCTAGCGACTAACACCCAAGTTTAAACCAGTCAGTGCGTGGCGATGATTCAACTGACGAAAGAGGAAGCAGAAACCTACCGACATGCTCCAGTCACCTTAGACTTCGAAACTGGTTTTTACTCTTTCCCAGTCTGTAATTTTCTACCGCCAGATCCACAGTCCTGACCTCCCTGTTTTATTAGCCAACGAAGGAGGGTATTGTGAAAATGGCCTTGCATCGGGGTGGTTTCACCCACACCGTAGACGGTGTCTCGACGCCGCGAACGGCGACAAGCCATCCTGAAAACGGCCTTTCAATCCCAAAGGAAGTTTTGAATGAATTTCGAGACATTTTAAGGCGTATGTATCCTGATCTTGCTCAAAAGCCTTTCTCGAGCACTCGACTATGCTGGTAAGAGGTTCAAGCATCGAACATCTGAAATTCAAGCTGCATGATGTTTTCAGGTACAACGATACGCCTGATGGCGACTGGATGATTGGGAAGCACCCGAGCGATCTCGGTTTAGT is a window from the Marasmius oreades isolate 03SP1 chromosome 6, whole genome shotgun sequence genome containing:
- the FCF1 gene encoding rRNA-processing protein fcf1 (BUSCO:EOG09264SET), with amino-acid sequence MGKVKKTKKFAAVKRMLNPKDIRLKENQLKQKKKEDEEKAKAVRRVAPVATSLFLAHNTALVPPYRVLIDTNFINFSLQNKLELVSRMMDCLYAKCIPCVTDCVMAELEKLGHKYRVALRVARDPRFERLTCNHQGTYADDCLVQRVTAHKCFIVATCDRELRRRVRQIPGIPLMYIVKRRYAIERLPDQGAPS
- the STR11_2 gene encoding Phenylalanine ammonia-lyase str11, which produces MVALSSETRTTRVRRSSSSAMHTLFDNVSIVKVTATSASQASGSAAATPLSSQSTLLSKFVASFKEFEAYQAGKLVNVDGENLSIAAITAAARYQASVQLDASSAVKERMIKSRKLLTDKIDNGLSIYGVTTGFGGSADTRTDAPLVLGHALLQMQHAGVLPSSTKPLEALPLLDPVGSTVMPEAWVRAAMLIRMNSLIRGHSGVRLELVEKMNQLLTANITPVVPLRGSISASGDLSPLSYIAGTLCGNPSIRVFDGPRTFGARQIMSSRDALATHNIAPIPLASKEHLGILNGTAFSAAVASLALNDAVQLTILSQVCTAMGVEALLGNRGSFDPFIHNVARPHPGQIECAKNIWDLLEGSQFATLEEKEVTIAEDDGTLRQDRYSLRTSPQFIGPQIEDLLASLATITLECNATTDNPLVDPVNGHVHHGGNFQAMAVTNAMEKTRLSLHHLGKILFAQCAELMDPHMNRGLPPSMASTDPSLNYFAKGIDIATAAYVGELGYLAAPVSTHIQSAEMHNQAVNSLALISGRATINSLEVLSILTASYLYVLCQALDLRSLEKELKEGLTRIIREELSHTYASDVSYTELSSVTVNVQKAMFAMWEQTSTMDASARMQKIAASSSTVLLDFFTRTPYSESESIGKALAAIPKFRSTFASRATSLFGELREAYLFGKRGSAPASQYLNKTKPMYEFVRKTLGIHMHGSENYNNFANGHGFDEQTVGQDISIIHEAIRDGRMKPVLATMF